The Candidatus Eisenbacteria bacterium genome includes the window AGCGCGTGGAGCGAATAGTCGAGGAAGGCTTCCCACGTGATCGGACACCACCTGCTGACCACTTCCGTGCCGATGGTCCCCGCGTAGGCGCGAATCTCCTCCTGGGCGTTCGCGTCCATCCTGAGCTTCAGGAAGTGGAGCAGGTTGTGGAGGTTCGTCTTCCAGTACGCTTCCGTGTAGGTCGAAAGAGGCAGATCCTTTCTCGCCTGCTCCCGAGAAATCCCCTCGGCCAGGCGCTCCTCATAGATCTTCCGGGACGCTGCGTGGAGATCGGCCTCCTTCTTGGAGAATATCGCCCCGCGTGAAGGATCCAGGGTCTCGTCGCTCCCTTGCCTGTTCTTTTTCGATTGCAGTCGCCACGCCTCGGCGGGCGTCGTTTGCGCGGAATCGATCGCGACCGAGTAGCGGGTCGAGTACTCGTTCACGCTCGCGGTGCGATGCCGGATCCACTGCCGCCAGCAATCCATGGGGACCCGGACGTGCAGCTTGATCTCGCACATCTCGAAGGGTGTGGTGTGGCGGTGGCGCATCAAGTAGCGGATCAGGCCGC containing:
- a CDS encoding FAD-dependent thymidylate synthase; the protein is MNETGSPLERPRVAALDAILGKPFRVLDDGLVRVIDYMGSDESIVQAARVSYGAGTKRIHEDRGLIRYLMRHRHTTPFEMCEIKLHVRVPMDCWRQWIRHRTASVNEYSTRYSVAIDSAQTTPAEAWRLQSKKNRQGSDETLDPSRGAIFSKKEADLHAASRKIYEERLAEGISREQARKDLPLSTYTEAYWKTNLHNLLHFLKLRMDANAQEEIRAYAGTIGTEVVSRWCPITWEAFLDYSLHALELSATEWKVVAAVGASDTAGATEIAKAAGMLNMVDGRLAKNREREELEAKLRQLNLPVPWSPGTA